The Penaeus chinensis breed Huanghai No. 1 chromosome 12, ASM1920278v2, whole genome shotgun sequence DNA segment tatatgtatctatgtatctatatatgtatatatgtatatatatatatatgtatatatgtgtgtatatatatatatatatatatatatatatatatatatgtacatacatgtatacatctatctatatatgtatacatctatctatatatatataatatatatatatatttatatataaatctatatctatatatacatatatgtatgtatctatctatttatttatttatctatctatctacctatatatatacacatatacatatatattataacccTGACACTATGAGATTACCAGAGGGGTGATAAATACTGAATAGTAACAGGGCTAAACTGTAGAATGATACAAAATAAGGAAACATATTTTCATcctaaaaacataaacaacactTACCCTGGTCTGTTTTAGTGGCAGGTTTCCAATTTTCAGCACTAATGATGGGGAGACACACCTAAAGAGAGAAAATCATACATTTTTCAAAATATTCCAACTATGGAATGAATTACATAAAATGTTATTAAAAAACTTACAATAACGGTTTTCCTAACAGCAAAACTAACTGGCTGGAACTTTGTTGCTGATATATCATATGATTCATATATCTTCACCTAACAAGTTTTCAGTCCTACGACAaagctctcttcttttccctcagcTGGAAAATGGCAAGAGCACAATCCATGTATGTAAAACCCTCTTCCTGAATCTTATTCTTACTTCATGGCAATCACATGGCCCCAAATATGGCATTACAATTATGTGAGTGGCTGCCTTGACAGGTAAATGGCCTGTAGACTTGGCACCTGCAAAGACTCGTTTTCAGTGACAAGATACTAAGATTCCctttttcatgcattttttttttttttttttttttttttttctatgtccatatttgtcatttgatttgatttatccaGAGGGTAAAAGACTTTTCCTTGCATTGACTCCATATCCTCTCTAGGTACTCCATAACTCagtgaaagaataataacaataagaaacattttgttatttgtcttttattcttcccCCCCCTAAAATATTCAATTTTAcgtaatacaacctgtgctgcTTGTCACAGTAGGCAGGAATAGGATGCTTAGCATGAAAATGGAGTCCTCCCTAGAGATGGCGCTCTTTCAGTCATGGCTCACGGACACAACATTCTTTactcatttatcaatggaaaAAATGCAAAGCCCAGCCATCAGTTGAAATACTCACAAAGCCAGATCTTCCTTTGACAGAATGTTCACATCACCCACCggtcaagccaaattttttcataacGTGATAGTCACAGTATATCAAAGGTTACTATTTCTTCATAGAAAAAACAAGAAGCCAACCCACCTGGCCCTTCTCATCAACATTTGGGTGGTAGATCTTGGTCTTGAAGTTTATCTTTGGGGGCTTAAAGGGATATTCTGCAGGGAAATTCACCTCAATCTTAAATGCACCTTTATTGTATGGAGGATTTTCCTGGAAgggaaataacaaaattatataaaattgagCACAGTAAAGTTATTATTACACATGAAGAATAAAGTACTGttcaattagaaaaaaacaattatacatattcattaaatcaataaaaacaacaatattggcAAGATTacatttcatataaatatctGAGAACAGAATGGTAGATAAAAGTAATGTTTCAAAACAAAAAGAATTCATCTTTATACTTACTGGAACAATGAGTCCTTGCCATGTTAAAATATTGCTCTCATCCACTTGTATATCCCTGAAGGATTTTATTCCAGACTTTCGGATATCTGCCAGTTCCTGcaatcataacaaaaattattGGGTCACAATGTTTACTAATAATTGGATAATCTAATGACTGTACACTTCTACctagataaatacataataaagctTATATCCATCAATAATAACTGAATTGTCTGAAAAACTGTTAGTTATCTTGTTATAAGTTATAAATCAATCAGTAAATGCTGAAGTGGAGAAAGCTAAGAGAAGGCAACTGCAGACAAAGAAAGGGTGATGGAAATCAGAGTTAATgcaagaaaaagatggaaatgaattgagaaggaggaggaggagcagcagcaggtcAATATTAAAATACTGCTTCTCTATTTTTATGACCATGATATTTCCTAGTATTCCAGCCATGGTAcaataaaaatgtatttgttcCACATTTCTATACATCAGAATCAATGACTCAACCTACAGAAAAGCACTGACATTGGAGTCAATACTTTCATGCATCAACAAAATTCCAAGACATCCTATAAACCTAATCAATGTTCCCCAATACCACTATGTTAGCTATTCTAAAATGAGAAGCCTTAGGacaaaggtaaaggaaaaaagaaagacagaaagacagagagagaagaaggaggaggaggagagagagagagagagagagagagagagagagagagagagagagagagagagagagagagagagagagagagagagagagagagggaggagagagagagagggaggagagagagagagagggaagagagagagagagagggaagagagagagagagagggaggagagagagagagagagggaggagagagagagagagagggaggagagagagagagagagggaggagagagagagagagagggaggagagagagagagagagagagagagagagggaggagagagagagagagagggaggagagagagagagagagagagagagagagagagagagagagagagagagagagagagagagagagagagagagagagagagagagagagagagagagagagagagagagagagagagagagagagagagaggagagagagagagagagagagagagagagagagagagagagagagagagagagagagagagagagagagagagagagagagagggaggagagagagagagagagagagggaggagagagagagagagagggaggagagagagagagagagagagaggagagagagagagagaggagggagagagagagagagagggaggagagagagagagagggaggagagagagagagagagggaggagagagagagagagagagagagagagagagagagagagagagagagagagagagagagagagagagagagggaggagagagagagagagagagagagggaggagagagagagagagagagagagagggagagagagagagagagagagagagagagagagagagagagagagagagagagagagagggaggagagagagagagagagagaggaggagagagagagagagagaggaggagagagagagagagagagagggaggagagagagagagagagagaggggaggagagagagagagagagagggaggagagagagagagagagagagagagagggaggagagagagagagagagagagagagggaggagagagagagagagggaggagagagagaggagagagagagagagggaggagagagagagagagagagagagaggagagagagagagagagagaggagagagagagagagagagggaggagagagagagagatggagagagagagagagaggaggagagagagagagaggaggagagagagagggaggagagagagagggaggagagagagagagagagaggagggagggagagagagagagggagagagagagagagagagagagagagagagagagagagagagaagagagagagagagagagagagagagagagagagagagagagagagagaggagagagagaggagagagagaggagagagagaggagagagagagagagagagagagagagagagagagagagagagagagagaggagagagagagagagaggagagagagagagagaagagagagagagagagagagagagagagagagagaagagagagagagagagagagagagagagagagagagagagagagagagagagagagagagagagagagagagagagagagagagagagagagagagagagagagagagagagagagagagagagagagagagagagagagagagagagagagagagagagagaagagagagagagagagagagagagagagagagagagagagagagagagagagagagagagagagagagagagagagagagagagagagagagagagagagagagagagagagagagagagagagagagagagagagagagagagagagagagagagagagagagagagagagagagagagagagagagagagagagagagagagagagagagagagagagagagagagagagagagagagagagagagagagagagagagagagagagagagagaagagagagagagagagagagagagagagagagagagagagagagagagagagagagagagagagagagagagagagagagagagagagagagagagagagagagagagagaggagagagagagagagagagagagagagagagagagagagagagagagagagagagagagagagagagagagagagagagagagagagagagagagagagagagagagagagagaggagagagagaagagagagagagagagaaaagagagagagagagagagaaatttatagtTTATATGTTTTTCTGTTATTCAACTGATATAATTTATGGTGAGCAGTAGCATGTACATTTcttctaaaaataacaacaaatctgTGCATGGATCATACTTCATCACAAAATCTAGCCCTGAACAAACATACtacaaaaaatcaaaatcatctTCCTAAGTTTGGAAACTTAATAAATACAACTATCCTCACAGATATGTAATCGAACAATTGGACATCCTTCTAAGACACTCCTATAcccatttcatttctttatttttcaatctttttATGCACATTTATGACCAGTAACCAAATAGAATGGATATTAAAATACTCTTCAATTATATAGAACACACAAAAATCTTTGTATTATCAGCAGAAAAATAAGATGTtttgtaactataataataataataataataataataataataataataataataataatttagagcTTGGTGTGATAGGCTCTGTGACTTCACTCAAATTATGGCTGTCTGTTTATcatgcttctaaactatccctgtgcaaggaatggcttgGGTTACCATCCACGAGTGGTGCAGGAACTGAACAcagatcagcaagattgccagacagaaatgctaccactgcaccatagAGCACATGAATTATGtagacattttaatattttgagGATATGGTTGAGCTAAAAGCACACTAAGCTGACGACGGTGGTGGGTGAGCCCTAATACAGCTGGCACCATGGTGAGGCTAATAGAGAGAATtgagggagaggacaggagggtAGGATACAGGGTAAACAAAGCCTGACATCTGCTGAACATAATTTAACAAATGAACCCCAACACCAAGAGGACATTCATAATGCATATCTTGATTGTCACTGGGTAAGATTTCTTCGGGTAAATGTGAAATTTCCGATATACTTCTTGGAGAATTTATTCGATAAATTAAGtcatgaataacaaataaaaggaagTTGATATGAAGAGACATCTAAGACAATTAAGGAGAGAATATCATACTTGAAAAGCCAAGTAAAAAGAACTGATACTTTAAATTTAAAGACAATTTTCATATATGATGTATCTtagatttaatttttcttttcttttcataaaatATTAATAGATGCATTAAGCCACTGCTACTGTCTACATGCATTTGGGGCTCAAATTTTTACCAAATGTGATAGCCATTTTCATCACAAAAATTTTGCCTGAAAGCCAGGCTGATGGGAAGGACTTCTAAATGCAAAAACCTATTGGAGCACAATTAGAATCTGGACATTTAGGAAGGGGATCTTGCATTATTTCTACCAGTAAAtgagtggaatgtaccatccatgtgCCATGGCTGGATGTGCTGGATCAAGGGAGGACACCATTTCCCGGCTcaagatcctattcctgcccactgtTCCTAGCAGCAGTATGTGTATTACAGGAAATTTAATAATaccataatataaaaatataacaaaatcgaCCAAGAGAAattatatggagtctgtgcaagcatACAGCATACCAAATTTTGGGCCATGTGTAGGCAGCAAGGCACATAGAACCAACAGGTTAACAACATCTCCACTGCCAACATAGGAATGAAAGAACAAAGTTCTTTCCTAATGCACaagatgacaatactactactactactactactactactactactactactactactactactactactactactactactactactactactactactactactactactactactactactactactactactactactactactactactactactactactactactactactactactactactactactactactactactactactactactactactactactactactactactactactactactaataacaataataacaataataacaataataacaataataacaataataacaataataacaataataacaataataacaataataacaataataacaataataacaataataacaataataacaataataacaataataacaataataacaataataacaataataacaataataacaataataacaataataacaataataacaataataacaataataacaataataacaataataacaataataacaataataacaataataacaataataacaataataacaataataacaataataatgaaaagagaaacaacaataataataataatgacaatcatgataattacaatatcaaaatatttacaagaagaaaaaaaaaaacaataacaactacaaaaacatGACACTACCACAACACAAtttaaaactaaactaaacaacaAAGAGCCTACTGGTCTAATTTTTTAAAAGACCAGGCCTCTGGTTAATGGTTGCACACAGTTTTCATGTCAAGAGAGCAAATGCCATACAAGTGCTACTTAAGCAAGGAtatggtggatggatgggtgggtgagtgagtaatgAATGAGTTAGTGAGAGTAATAAGTGAGTTAATGAGTAATGAGTTAGTGAGAGTAATAAGTGAGTTAATGagtaatgagtgaatgagagagaataagtgagtcaATAAgtagtgtgtgaatgagagagaataagtgagtcaATGagtaatgagtgaatgagagtgagaagaatAAGTGAGTCAGTGAGTAATGAGTTAGTGAGAGTAATAAGTGAGTTAATGagtaatgagtgaatgagaagagAATAAGTGAGTCAATGagtaatgagtgaatgagagagagaacagtaagTGAGTCAGTGAGTAATGAGTGAATGAGGAATGAGTGAGTGCCTTATGAATGAGTGAGGAACGCGTGAATGAGGAAAGAGTTGAATGCGGAACGAgtgtgtatgaatgaaaatgagaataacagtGAGAATAGCAATGATAGCGAGTGTGTGCATGAGCGAGACTGAGCCTGAGTAACAGAATCAAAATCTGAGTGAATGAGCTTGAAAATGCTAGTGAGAGTGAGTAGCAGGCATTGCGAGTGACAATGACAGCGAGTTGGAATgagacaacaagaaaacaaatgacaaagGAGTCAAGGATGAGAGTTACAGATGTGAGAATAACTGTGAAACTaagatataaaatgtatgaaaggGATTAAAGAAAGTTATAGGATGTTAAGTgacaagagtgagtgagaatgtgagagcaAGTGAGAGGAGTGTGAATGACAGTGGCAATGAATgtaagagtgaaaatgagagaatggaCGAATGAACATATGAGGGAATGATAAAATGAAACACAGAGAGGTTGTGTAAGAGCAAGACCGAAGGAGTGATGCTGGGAacaggagaatgaggatgaacgagtgagagcgagagtgagcacGGAAGACAGAGCGATTGCGAGAActagagaacgagaacgagaatgagtgagagtgaatgagaaaatgGCTGAGAGTAAGAGCGATAATAGGAGTGAGAGAGGCCCGCTCGCCGGACCGCCCAAAATCCATAGAAATTCCGCTGCCATTCAAGTGACACACCAActtgcaccttttttttttttatttcgcctttcatttcctcctctgtccctctccctttcgtcaTCACATCAGTCGTCCTCCGCTCCCCCCAAGTGGTGAGTGTGATGAGCGGCAGGCACCACCAAATCACCCTCAAATAAGCTCTCGATCACCACCAGGATCAGTGAAGCCAAACATCTACAAAGCGACCTGGATCTCCCTTCTTGCTGTCTTAcctcccttaatctcccttttcCGAATTACCCGTTGGTCCTCATGGCAAGAAAATACATTCCCTCCTATTCTTAGTGTGACTACCCTGCCGTTACTCTTCAGCTGAAAGGGAAAGAGGCGATTTTTTCGAAGACACTCACCTTCTGTAGCCGCCTTGTAGCCGCCATACTGGTTCCTCTGCTCGCCGACTGCTGTCTAGAATGGATTCATATTTCCCGACTCGAACTCCTGGCTGAATAGCCGTTGAGAAATAGCTCCGTCTAGAATGGACCCGGATTTTCACGAGTgtaactttttctctttttttctcccttctttttctttgtcttttattgtatttatgcaacttctctttcctttcatttagcGGATCTTTATTGTAACTTCATCTAGAATTGATTctggttttcattattttttcgatGCATAGTTTTTCTTCCccggtttttccttcttttcgtttttctctctctctccctctctctaaaaagATTTCGTCACGTGACTGTGACTGCGTCTGATCACTGTATAATAACACTCAAATATTCTGTTTCATGGACTAgacatgataaaaatagcaacacgGTTCTCCCCCGCCGAGTTCAGCTCtcaaccttttctctctctctaaaactcatCCAATGCTTAAAATTTTCTGCGAAAATAAGGTGGAACAATATATAAGTTTATGGACAGCAAAtcacataaatacaataatatatatatatatatatatatatatatatatatataacatattcactGTTGCCATATATTTGACACATCTATATTTTCGAaagtttttctcttcttgtcttatCGTGTGTCAAGTTCACGTTATTATTCGGAAGCATTTTCatgacatatttttacatatgcatatacaattacgatatatatatatatatatatatatatatatatatatatatatacaca contains these protein-coding regions:
- the LOC125030936 gene encoding ubiquitin-conjugating enzyme E2 L3, translated to MAATRRLQKELADIRKSGIKSFRDIQVDESNILTWQGLIVPENPPYNKGAFKIEVNFPAEYPFKPPKINFKTKIYHPNVDEKGQVCLPIISAENWKPATKTDQVIEALINLVNEPEPEHPLRADLAEDYTKDRKKFMKNAEEFTKKNSEKRPAD